A region of Nitrospinota bacterium DNA encodes the following proteins:
- the guaA gene encoding glutamine-hydrolyzing GMP synthase, which produces MDDSACYRDRILILDFGSQYTQLISRRVREAEVYCEIVPYDWPLEEIQAWAPQGLILSGGPASVTDPASPSRGAEIFDLGVPVLGVCYGMQLMAKELGGEVEAAGEREYGRAHLAVDDESDLFANLPPDAFVADEALDPSGARPIVPVWMSHGDRVARLPEGFEVIGHTSGCPVAAMRHRAKRLYGIQFHPEVVHTLGGAEMLKNFLYGVCGSKPSWTVSSFVEAATEAIRGKVGGERVLCALSGGVDSSVTAALLHRAVGDKLTCVFVDNGLLRKGEADEVMEVFSDHFNMDVRLVKAAGRFLSQLKGVEDPEEKRRRIGAEFIAVFEEEARKLGGFAFLAQGTLYPDVIESTSTRGPSETIKTHHNVGGLPEEMEFELVEPLRELFKDEARAVGSELGIPEVIVGRHPFPGPGLAVRILGEVTEERCDLLREADAIFIEELRRSDLYDSCWQAFCVLLPVKSVGVMGDERTYEHVVAVRAVTSVDGMTADWAHLPPEVLGRISNRIINEVKGVNRVVYDISSKPPATIEWE; this is translated from the coding sequence CCTGCTACCGAGACCGAATCCTTATACTTGATTTCGGCTCGCAGTACACCCAGCTTATCTCGCGGCGGGTCCGCGAAGCCGAGGTCTACTGCGAGATAGTCCCCTACGACTGGCCGCTCGAAGAGATTCAGGCGTGGGCCCCTCAAGGGCTCATCCTCTCGGGAGGGCCGGCAAGCGTCACTGACCCAGCATCACCCAGCCGGGGGGCTGAGATTTTCGACCTGGGAGTTCCCGTCCTCGGCGTCTGCTACGGGATGCAGCTTATGGCCAAGGAGCTGGGGGGCGAGGTCGAGGCCGCTGGCGAGAGGGAGTACGGCCGGGCCCACCTTGCCGTGGACGACGAAAGCGACCTCTTCGCCAATCTTCCTCCCGACGCGTTTGTGGCCGACGAGGCCCTCGATCCAAGCGGGGCTCGGCCCATCGTACCTGTCTGGATGAGCCACGGAGACCGGGTCGCCCGCCTGCCGGAGGGTTTCGAGGTCATCGGCCACACGTCGGGTTGCCCCGTGGCGGCTATGCGTCATCGGGCCAAACGGCTCTACGGCATCCAATTCCACCCGGAGGTGGTCCACACGCTCGGGGGGGCCGAGATGCTGAAGAACTTCCTCTACGGCGTCTGCGGCTCTAAGCCCTCCTGGACCGTGAGCTCCTTCGTCGAGGCGGCCACCGAGGCCATCCGCGGGAAGGTGGGTGGCGAGCGTGTGCTCTGCGCCCTGTCCGGCGGGGTCGATAGCTCGGTAACCGCCGCCCTCCTCCACCGCGCCGTGGGGGATAAGCTGACTTGCGTCTTCGTCGATAACGGCCTGCTTCGAAAGGGCGAGGCCGACGAGGTCATGGAGGTTTTCTCCGACCACTTCAACATGGACGTCCGCCTGGTGAAAGCCGCCGGGCGATTTTTAAGCCAGCTCAAGGGGGTTGAGGATCCGGAGGAGAAGCGCCGCCGGATTGGCGCTGAGTTCATCGCCGTCTTCGAGGAAGAGGCCAGGAAGCTCGGCGGCTTCGCCTTCCTCGCCCAGGGGACCCTCTACCCGGACGTCATCGAGTCGACCTCCACCCGGGGCCCCTCGGAGACGATTAAGACCCACCACAACGTCGGAGGGCTGCCCGAGGAGATGGAGTTCGAGCTCGTCGAGCCCCTGCGGGAGCTCTTCAAGGACGAGGCGCGGGCCGTCGGAAGCGAGCTGGGTATCCCCGAGGTCATCGTGGGCCGCCACCCGTTTCCGGGCCCGGGCCTGGCCGTCCGCATCCTCGGCGAGGTGACCGAAGAGCGGTGCGACCTGCTTAGGGAGGCCGACGCCATCTTCATCGAGGAGCTACGCCGTAGCGACCTCTACGATAGCTGCTGGCAGGCATTCTGCGTTCTGTTGCCGGTCAAGAGCGTCGGGGTGATGGGCGACGAGCGGACCTACGAGCACGTCGTCGCCGTCAGGGCTGTGACCAGCGTGGATGGGATGACGGCCGACTGGGCTCATCTCCCCCCCGAAGTCTTGGGACGTATATCCAACCGGATCATCAACGAGGTCAAGGGCGTCAACCGCGTCGTCTACGACATCTCCTCCAAACCCCCCGCGACGATTGAGTGGGAGTAG